A genomic region of Candidatus Woesearchaeota archaeon contains the following coding sequences:
- a CDS encoding PhoH family protein: protein MKKKYHNIYSPLIDTIELAGPDILKEFEAKSKDDNNKNLLVLPREMIGVLGRSKKQGSFGAEDFLRALDEVRINEAESTENYNVYNMMDRLDVAFVKGVGLISDYSAFEKRINEFWEAVDNDGSWGNRPKFISNDSSVRVDLKDRGLAVDKPGFLLHDESIVKKGVIVASNKFAEKIFSSPKGLSLDEAVDLLNPVDGALYPNQFVKIRGDSPRYARVVGDLKRSSNGKIIGYDNPRVVLLNDQEYNKKVRVGSVVRDNVLGVSAWDMEQYLAFQYGLFNDDVELFFMTGGAGSGKTLLSYVSVIDQVLWYDSSIAKARGYGVDGKGEQVRYKFKQIVLLKPNNLIGKDRDIGFLPGSMYDKLESHLMPFIDAHEECVLDEFFGFEDLLSHPKRDTSQFKKRPDIPKINGEAYLSPKLPVFRMTYSGVMRGRSFSDTMIVVDEGENFTPYEMKTICGRVGMGSKLLVLGDPAQIDNPLCTRDVNGLTHAIKHYLPMAYSALIHLPKNYRSQLSEDSNAWNVYSH, encoded by the coding sequence GTGAAGAAGAAGTATCATAATATTTATTCGCCTTTGATTGATACTATTGAGTTGGCGGGTCCTGATATTTTGAAGGAATTCGAGGCTAAGTCTAAGGATGATAATAATAAGAATTTGTTGGTTCTTCCTAGGGAGATGATTGGTGTTCTTGGTAGGTCTAAGAAGCAGGGTTCTTTTGGCGCGGAGGATTTTTTGAGGGCTTTGGATGAAGTTAGAATTAATGAAGCTGAGTCCACGGAGAATTATAATGTTTATAACATGATGGATAGGCTCGATGTTGCTTTTGTTAAGGGTGTTGGTTTGATTTCTGATTATTCTGCGTTTGAAAAAAGGATTAATGAGTTTTGGGAAGCGGTTGATAATGATGGTTCTTGGGGTAATCGTCCTAAGTTTATTTCTAATGATTCTTCTGTTCGTGTTGATTTGAAGGATAGGGGTTTGGCGGTTGATAAGCCTGGTTTTTTGCTTCATGATGAGAGCATTGTTAAAAAGGGTGTGATTGTTGCTTCTAATAAGTTCGCGGAGAAGATTTTTTCTTCTCCTAAGGGTTTGTCTTTGGATGAAGCGGTTGATTTGTTGAATCCTGTTGATGGTGCTTTGTATCCTAATCAGTTCGTTAAGATTCGAGGTGATTCTCCTCGTTATGCTAGAGTTGTGGGTGATTTGAAGCGTTCTTCTAATGGTAAGATTATTGGTTATGATAATCCTAGGGTTGTTTTGTTGAATGATCAGGAGTATAATAAGAAAGTGAGGGTTGGTTCTGTTGTTAGGGATAATGTTTTGGGTGTGTCTGCTTGGGACATGGAGCAGTACTTGGCTTTTCAGTATGGATTATTTAATGATGATGTTGAATTGTTCTTTATGACTGGTGGCGCGGGTTCTGGTAAGACTTTGCTTAGTTATGTTTCTGTTATTGATCAAGTTTTATGGTATGATTCTAGTATTGCTAAAGCTAGGGGTTATGGGGTTGATGGTAAGGGTGAACAAGTAAGGTATAAGTTCAAGCAAATTGTTTTGTTAAAACCTAATAATCTTATTGGTAAGGATAGGGATATTGGTTTTTTGCCTGGTAGTATGTATGATAAGTTAGAGTCTCATTTGATGCCTTTTATTGATGCGCACGAGGAATGTGTTCTTGATGAATTCTTTGGGTTTGAGGATTTGTTATCTCATCCTAAGAGGGATACTTCTCAGTTTAAGAAGAGGCCTGATATTCCTAAGATTAATGGTGAAGCGTATTTATCTCCTAAGCTTCCTGTTTTTAGGATGACTTATTCTGGGGTTATGCGTGGTCGTTCTTTTAGTGATACTATGATAGTGGTTGATGAAGGGGAGAATTTTACTCCTTATGAGATGAAGACTATTTGTGGTAGGGTCGGTATGGGTTCTAAGCTTCTTGTTCTTGGTGATCCTGCTCAGATTGATAATCCTCTTTGTACTAGGGATGTGAATGGTTTGACTCATGCGATTAAGCATTATTTGCCTATGGCTTATTCTGCGCTTATTCATTTGCCTAAGAATTATAGGTCTCAGTTATCTGAGGATTCTAATGCGTGGAATGTTTATAGTCATTAA
- a CDS encoding chorismate mutase, translating into MKTLTQLRKEIDKTDKEIIKQIRKRNKIVLEIGKIKKIKKLNIEDKNREKQQKQKIEELAKKNEINPEFLKKMFKLIITNSKEQQQKIKN; encoded by the coding sequence ATGAAAACACTAACACAACTAAGAAAAGAAATAGACAAAACAGACAAAGAAATAATAAAACAAATAAGAAAAAGAAACAAAATAGTATTAGAAATAGGTAAAATAAAAAAAATAAAAAAACTGAACATAGAAGATAAAAACAGAGAAAAACAACAAAAACAAAAAATAGAAGAACTAGCCAAAAAAAACGAAATAAATCCTGAGTTCTTAAAAAAAATGTTCAAACTAATAATAACCAATTCAAAAGAACAACAACAAAAAATAAAAAATTAA
- a CDS encoding DEAD/DEAH box helicase: MAEFKLRLYQESILGTATSKNTLAVLPTGLGKTAIAAMLIKHRITLYPESKAVFLAPTKPLVQQHETTLKDFLENVTSFSGTISPEKRKELWEKNQVFASTPQGFENDVISNKISLKDVSVIIFDEAHRAVGDYSYVFLAKKYQETAKNPRILGLTASPGSDEETILDVCKNLQVEEIEYRSQEDLDVLPYVQDLDLEYVQVQLPEELKRVKMFLDKSYESKLKEATLLGYIKQGATYTKTNLLKMISELHGKVANGEKNFEVLKTISLLSEALKIQHAQDLIETQGVHPLIEYLEQLEKQALTSNTKAVKNLVKDVNFRSALIAAKSIKENHSHPKIDATKKIILEELEKKPDAKIIIFSQFRDTGIKIKEILDACYVKSELFTGQAKKKNAGLSQKNQKEMIERFKQNEFSCLIATSVGEEGLDIPEVELVLFYEPVPSAIRTVQRRGRTGRHKSGRVIVLVTKETRDESNRWVAHYKEKRMYRVLKNIKNKVSAMERKQTTIKEYEQKNVHMLADYREKNSAVMKTLMEMGANLELKSLQIGDYHLTENVVIEYKKIKDFVDSIIDGRLLSQAKELKQYYKPLIIVEGDEDIYTQRKIHPNAIRGMIYTLTTIMKIPVIFTKNPKETASYLLFIANKEQNPQEQDYQLHSVKPITDKEQQEYIVSSLPGIGMKLAPHLLEKFKTIKKIMNADEEELRSVELIGEKKAKKIQEIINKEYEEK, encoded by the coding sequence ATGGCGGAATTCAAACTAAGACTATACCAAGAATCCATTCTGGGAACAGCCACATCAAAAAACACGTTAGCAGTACTACCCACGGGACTAGGAAAAACAGCGATAGCAGCCATGCTAATAAAACACCGCATAACCTTATACCCCGAATCCAAAGCAGTCTTCTTAGCACCAACAAAACCCTTAGTACAACAACACGAAACAACACTAAAAGACTTCTTAGAAAACGTGACGAGTTTCTCAGGAACAATAAGCCCAGAAAAAAGAAAAGAACTATGGGAAAAAAACCAAGTCTTCGCAAGCACACCACAAGGCTTTGAAAACGACGTAATAAGCAACAAAATATCCTTAAAAGACGTATCAGTAATAATATTTGACGAAGCTCACAGAGCAGTAGGAGATTACTCCTACGTTTTCCTAGCAAAAAAATACCAAGAAACAGCAAAAAATCCTAGGATACTAGGATTAACAGCTAGTCCAGGATCAGATGAAGAAACAATACTAGATGTATGCAAAAACTTACAAGTAGAAGAAATAGAATACAGAAGCCAAGAAGACCTAGATGTTCTACCATACGTACAAGACCTAGACCTAGAATACGTACAAGTACAACTCCCTGAAGAACTAAAAAGAGTAAAAATGTTCTTAGATAAGAGCTACGAATCAAAACTAAAAGAAGCAACGCTTCTAGGATACATAAAACAAGGAGCAACATACACAAAAACTAATTTGCTAAAAATGATTTCTGAATTGCATGGAAAAGTAGCGAACGGAGAAAAAAACTTTGAAGTACTAAAAACCATAAGTTTACTCAGTGAGGCGCTAAAAATTCAACACGCACAAGACTTAATAGAAACACAAGGAGTGCATCCTTTAATAGAATACTTAGAACAACTAGAAAAACAAGCACTAACCTCAAATACTAAAGCAGTAAAAAACTTAGTTAAAGACGTTAATTTCAGATCAGCACTAATAGCTGCTAAATCCATAAAAGAAAACCATTCACACCCAAAAATAGATGCAACAAAAAAAATAATACTAGAAGAACTAGAAAAAAAACCAGACGCAAAAATAATAATATTTTCCCAATTCAGAGACACAGGAATAAAAATAAAAGAAATACTAGATGCGTGCTACGTAAAAAGCGAACTATTCACAGGGCAAGCAAAAAAGAAAAACGCAGGACTAAGCCAAAAAAACCAAAAAGAAATGATAGAACGCTTTAAACAAAACGAGTTCTCATGCTTAATAGCAACAAGCGTAGGCGAAGAAGGCCTAGACATCCCAGAAGTAGAACTAGTACTATTCTACGAACCAGTACCAAGCGCGATAAGAACCGTTCAAAGACGAGGAAGAACAGGAAGACACAAATCCGGAAGAGTCATAGTACTAGTAACAAAAGAAACAAGAGATGAAAGTAACAGATGGGTCGCGCACTACAAAGAAAAAAGAATGTACCGCGTATTAAAAAACATAAAAAACAAAGTATCAGCAATGGAAAGAAAACAAACCACTATAAAAGAGTACGAACAAAAAAACGTGCACATGCTCGCAGATTACAGAGAAAAAAATTCAGCTGTTATGAAAACACTCATGGAGATGGGAGCTAACTTAGAACTAAAAAGCTTACAAATAGGAGATTACCACTTAACTGAGAACGTAGTAATAGAATACAAAAAAATAAAAGATTTTGTGGACAGCATAATAGACGGACGATTATTAAGCCAAGCGAAAGAACTAAAACAATACTACAAACCATTAATAATAGTTGAAGGAGATGAAGATATTTACACACAAAGAAAAATACACCCAAACGCGATAAGAGGAATGATATATACACTAACAACTATTATGAAGATACCTGTGATATTCACCAAGAACCCAAAAGAAACCGCTTCGTACTTATTATTCATAGCAAACAAAGAACAAAACCCACAAGAACAAGATTATCAACTACACTCAGTTAAACCAATAACAGATAAAGAACAACAAGAATACATCGTTTCGAGCTTGCCAGGAATAGGAATGAAACTCGCACCTCACCTACTAGAAAAATTTAAAACCATAAAAAAAATAATGAACGCTGACGAAGAAGAACTAAGAAGCGTGGAACTAATAGGAGAAAAAAAAGCTAAAAAAATACAAGAAATAATAAACAAAGAATACGAAGAAAAATGA
- a CDS encoding DUF2304 domain-containing protein — MFLGVQLLGLVFVAVMVYFTYLNYKRHNYGSRSFISWLVVWLFAGLFVLLPSSIYNFMGFLSIDRTQDFFFIGAFVVLFVIVFNMYVTIKKTNAKVEEFVSLDALKNPVKKRKK, encoded by the coding sequence ATGTTTTTGGGAGTTCAATTATTAGGTTTGGTTTTCGTTGCGGTCATGGTTTATTTTACTTATTTGAATTATAAGCGTCATAATTATGGTTCTAGGAGTTTTATTTCTTGGTTAGTTGTTTGGTTATTTGCGGGTTTGTTTGTGTTGTTACCTAGTTCTATTTATAATTTCATGGGGTTTCTTAGTATTGATAGGACTCAGGATTTCTTTTTTATTGGGGCTTTCGTGGTTTTGTTTGTTATTGTTTTTAATATGTATGTCACGATTAAGAAGACTAACGCTAAGGTTGAGGAATTTGTTAGTCTTGATGCTTTAAAGAATCCTGTTAAGAAGCGTAAGAAATAA